A genomic segment from Rahnella aceris encodes:
- the ompC gene encoding porin OmpC, whose product MKIRVLSLMIPALVVAGSASAAEVYNKDGNKLDLYGLVDGLHYFSNDKGSDGDQSYIRLGFKGETQITDQLTGYGQWEYQVQANQAESSDDGDRAFTRYGFAGLKFGDMGSFDYGRNNGVMYDVAAWTDMQPEFDGSTYGADQFLYQRTNGVATYRNDNFFGLVDGLHFALQYQGKNDSGGGEPGTRDVLTQNGDGYGMSLSYDIGAGVSVAGAFFNSDRTDEQNSAPGIMGDGKKAEGYTGGLKYDANNVYLAAMFTQAYNASRFGSTDSEAYGYANESQAFEAYASYQFDFGLRPFVAYNQTRGKDLGSDRLGNNYQDQDLVKFVDLGATYYFNKNMSAYVDYKINLIDSSTFTDNAGINTDDVTAVGLVYQF is encoded by the coding sequence ATGAAAATCCGTGTTCTTTCACTCATGATCCCTGCTTTAGTGGTGGCGGGATCAGCAAGTGCGGCAGAAGTTTATAATAAAGATGGTAATAAACTGGACCTGTACGGTTTAGTGGATGGCTTGCACTACTTCTCTAACGACAAAGGTTCTGATGGCGATCAGAGCTACATCCGCCTTGGTTTCAAAGGCGAAACCCAGATTACTGATCAACTGACGGGTTACGGCCAATGGGAATATCAGGTTCAGGCTAATCAGGCTGAAAGCTCTGATGACGGTGACCGCGCATTTACCCGTTATGGTTTTGCAGGTCTGAAATTTGGCGACATGGGTTCATTCGACTACGGCCGTAACAACGGCGTGATGTATGACGTTGCCGCCTGGACCGACATGCAGCCTGAGTTCGATGGTTCCACTTATGGTGCTGACCAGTTCCTTTATCAGCGTACCAACGGCGTGGCAACTTACCGCAACGACAACTTCTTTGGTCTGGTCGATGGCCTGCACTTTGCCCTGCAATATCAGGGTAAAAACGACAGCGGCGGCGGCGAACCAGGTACCCGCGATGTGCTGACACAGAACGGCGACGGTTACGGTATGTCGCTGAGCTACGATATTGGCGCGGGCGTCAGCGTAGCGGGTGCATTCTTCAACTCTGACCGTACTGACGAGCAGAACTCTGCACCGGGTATCATGGGCGACGGTAAAAAAGCCGAAGGCTACACCGGGGGTCTGAAATATGACGCGAATAACGTCTATCTGGCTGCGATGTTTACCCAGGCTTACAACGCTTCCCGCTTCGGTTCCACCGATTCAGAAGCTTACGGTTATGCTAACGAATCCCAGGCATTTGAAGCCTATGCAAGTTATCAGTTCGATTTCGGTCTGCGTCCGTTCGTAGCTTATAACCAAACCCGCGGTAAAGATTTAGGTTCAGACCGTCTGGGTAATAACTACCAGGATCAGGATCTGGTTAAATTTGTTGACCTCGGTGCGACTTACTACTTCAACAAAAACATGTCAGCCTACGTTGACTATAAAATTAACCTGATCGACAGCAGCACCTTCACCGACAACGCTGGCATCAATACCGATGACGTGACGGCGGTAGGTCTGGTGTATCAGTTCTAA
- a CDS encoding helix-turn-helix domain-containing protein, producing the protein MAQDIHIAIVCALSKWIEGHLGRVIHLEELAEYSGYSLWHMQKLFKESTGISLGKYIRERRLASAVYQLSSSETPIFDIAMDFGFGSQSHFTYMFRKRFNITPHEFRQNPDIKLDVSPPLHLIHQKSA; encoded by the coding sequence ATGGCTCAAGACATTCATATCGCTATCGTCTGCGCACTCAGCAAATGGATTGAAGGCCATCTTGGTCGTGTTATCCATCTTGAAGAACTGGCTGAGTATTCAGGCTATTCGCTCTGGCACATGCAAAAACTGTTCAAAGAATCGACAGGCATTTCTCTGGGGAAGTACATCAGGGAACGCCGTCTGGCGAGTGCTGTTTATCAGCTGAGCAGCAGTGAAACCCCGATTTTTGACATTGCTATGGATTTCGGTTTTGGTTCGCAATCGCATTTCACCTACATGTTCCGCAAGCGTTTCAACATAACGCCACATGAATTCCGCCAGAACCCTGACATCAAACTTGATGTCTCTCCCCCGCTGCATCTCATCCATCAGAAATCTGCCTGA
- a CDS encoding penicillin-binding transpeptidase domain-containing protein: MPPSLKKSSAQPNFYTKRFALICLGIVCCLALLLGRVGYLQLLNQPMLEKEADSRSLRSTVIPAGRGTIVDRNGHPLALSVASKDIIADPFRVLELHSDLNSPKWQYLASALNMPLSQLQQTITSDPQRRFVYLGRKIEEGIAADISQLHLGGISSQLDDSRYYPMSEAAANLVGVVGTDNEGLTGVEKGFNALLQGKPGMREYRQDRHGNVIGILKEVAPQQPPTINLSIDSFMQYVLYSRLRDGVTLNQAESGAAVLVDVNTGEILGMASYPSYNPNNYAGVQAKDMRNVAISDSFEPGSTVKPLVVMAGLNRHMIRPDSVLDTHPYTVNGHLIRDVGHWPALTITGILQKSSDIAVSHIALAMPASVLVQLYQSFGLGKPTDLGIGGESSGYFPLHRDRWADIERATFSFGYGLRVTPLQIAREYATIGAEGIYRPLSITKVTPPVLGTRVMSADVVRTVIHMMESDALPGGSGLSAAVPGYRLAIKTGTAEKMGASGKYDGGYINYTAGVAPASNPRVALVVMVNNPQAGKHFGGSVAGPIFGQIMGEILNHMNIAPDALVPETPPTTVINGGQKTDLVRRPATDG, translated from the coding sequence ATGCCACCGAGCCTAAAAAAATCCAGCGCCCAACCTAATTTCTACACCAAGCGCTTTGCGCTGATTTGTCTCGGTATTGTCTGTTGTCTGGCGCTTCTGCTCGGCCGGGTGGGCTACCTGCAATTGCTCAACCAGCCAATGCTGGAAAAAGAAGCCGACTCCCGCTCGTTGCGTTCCACTGTCATCCCTGCCGGGCGCGGCACTATTGTTGATCGTAACGGCCATCCGCTGGCGCTGAGCGTCGCCTCAAAAGACATTATCGCCGATCCGTTCCGTGTGCTGGAATTGCACAGCGACCTGAACAGTCCGAAGTGGCAATATCTGGCTTCCGCGCTGAATATGCCACTTTCGCAGCTCCAGCAAACCATCACCAGTGATCCTCAACGCCGCTTCGTCTATCTCGGCCGCAAAATAGAAGAAGGCATCGCCGCAGATATCAGCCAGCTGCACCTCGGCGGCATCAGCAGTCAGCTCGATGACAGCCGTTATTACCCGATGAGTGAAGCCGCAGCAAATCTGGTCGGCGTCGTCGGGACAGATAACGAAGGTCTGACAGGCGTTGAAAAAGGCTTTAATGCTCTGCTGCAGGGCAAACCGGGCATGCGCGAATACCGTCAGGATCGCCATGGCAATGTGATCGGCATCCTGAAAGAAGTCGCGCCACAACAGCCGCCCACCATCAACCTGAGTATCGACAGCTTTATGCAGTACGTTTTGTACTCGCGGCTGCGCGATGGCGTTACGCTTAACCAGGCTGAATCCGGTGCTGCTGTTCTGGTGGATGTGAATACCGGTGAGATTTTAGGGATGGCGTCCTATCCGTCCTATAATCCCAATAACTATGCCGGTGTTCAGGCAAAAGACATGCGAAATGTGGCGATCAGCGACAGTTTCGAACCGGGTTCGACGGTCAAACCACTGGTGGTGATGGCGGGTCTGAACCGCCATATGATCCGTCCGGATTCCGTTCTCGATACCCATCCGTATACCGTTAACGGCCACCTGATCCGCGACGTTGGTCATTGGCCAGCGCTGACCATCACCGGTATCTTGCAAAAATCCAGTGACATTGCGGTGTCGCACATTGCGCTGGCGATGCCTGCCAGTGTACTGGTTCAGCTTTATCAGTCCTTTGGTTTGGGCAAACCGACAGATCTGGGTATCGGTGGCGAAAGCAGTGGTTATTTCCCGCTCCACCGTGACCGCTGGGCTGATATCGAGCGCGCTACCTTCTCCTTTGGCTACGGCCTGCGCGTCACGCCACTGCAAATCGCCCGTGAATACGCCACGATTGGTGCCGAAGGTATTTACCGCCCGCTGTCGATAACCAAAGTCACGCCGCCGGTGCTTGGTACCCGTGTGATGTCGGCTGACGTGGTCAGAACCGTGATTCATATGATGGAAAGTGACGCCCTGCCCGGCGGCTCCGGCCTCAGCGCTGCGGTGCCGGGATACCGTCTGGCGATTAAAACCGGTACGGCGGAAAAAATGGGAGCCAGTGGCAAATACGACGGCGGTTACATCAACTACACCGCCGGTGTTGCGCCTGCCAGTAATCCGCGTGTTGCACTGGTGGTGATGGTCAATAATCCGCAAGCGGGCAAGCACTTCGGTGGTTCGGTTGCAGGCCCGATTTTCGGGCAGATTATGGGCGAAATCCTTAACCATATGAACATTGCGCCGGATGCGCTGGTGCCGGAAACGCCACCAACGACGGTGATTAATGGCGGGCAGAAAACCGATCTGGTACGTCGCCCGGCCACAGACGGTTAA
- a CDS encoding DinI family protein: MRVELIFDKRNVSGIPNASEKIEAELVKRVHRLFPDAEVKVKPMQANGLNTHGASKQERSQLNQMLEEMFEEADEWLAVE; the protein is encoded by the coding sequence ATGCGGGTCGAACTGATTTTTGACAAACGGAATGTCTCCGGCATCCCCAATGCCAGTGAAAAGATTGAAGCGGAACTGGTTAAACGGGTACACCGTCTGTTTCCTGACGCGGAAGTAAAAGTAAAACCGATGCAGGCTAACGGGCTGAATACCCACGGTGCCAGCAAGCAGGAACGTTCGCAGTTAAACCAAATGTTAGAGGAAATGTTCGAAGAAGCCGATGAGTGGCTCGCTGTGGAGTAA
- a CDS encoding glutathione S-transferase family protein: MAGLVNGKWVSGDVAKEEIKNGAFHREETAFRQTHLEPEAGRYQLFVSYLCPWASRTLIFRHLKELEKFIQVSVAQPVIGENGWTFDTPQDAGEKIEQVRYIHQLYTASDAHYTGKVSVPVLWDRREGRIINNESADIIRILNHTFDALTGNRDNFYPAALREDIDRWNEVIYHDVNNGVYKTGFAKTQASYNAAVTQLFGTLDTLEAHLNTHRYMAGEYITEADWRLFVTLVRFDSAYHGAFKCNIRRIEDYRNLSNYLRELYQWPGVSDTVNLAHIKQGYYGILWLNPTGIVPAGPQLDLRRPHDRQRLIGRGVMQRTD, translated from the coding sequence GTGGCGGGACTGGTCAACGGAAAATGGGTAAGCGGCGACGTCGCGAAAGAAGAAATAAAAAACGGGGCATTTCATCGTGAGGAAACTGCCTTTCGCCAGACACATCTTGAGCCGGAAGCCGGACGGTATCAGCTTTTCGTCTCTTATTTGTGTCCGTGGGCCTCGCGCACGTTAATTTTCCGCCATCTGAAAGAGCTGGAAAAATTCATTCAGGTATCCGTTGCTCAGCCAGTGATTGGTGAAAATGGCTGGACGTTCGACACGCCGCAGGATGCAGGCGAAAAGATTGAGCAGGTGCGTTACATCCATCAGCTCTATACCGCCAGCGATGCACACTATACCGGCAAAGTATCCGTGCCCGTACTGTGGGACCGTCGCGAAGGACGTATCATCAATAATGAATCGGCTGACATTATCCGCATTCTTAACCATACGTTTGATGCACTGACCGGAAATCGGGATAACTTTTACCCTGCAGCCCTGCGCGAAGACATCGACCGCTGGAATGAAGTGATTTATCACGACGTCAACAACGGTGTGTACAAGACAGGCTTTGCGAAGACTCAGGCAAGCTATAACGCCGCCGTGACCCAACTGTTCGGCACGCTCGATACCCTTGAGGCGCATTTAAACACCCACCGGTACATGGCCGGTGAATATATTACCGAAGCCGACTGGCGTCTGTTCGTCACTCTGGTGCGTTTCGACAGCGCGTATCACGGTGCCTTCAAATGTAATATTCGCCGTATTGAAGACTATCGAAATCTTTCAAATTATTTGCGTGAACTCTATCAGTGGCCGGGGGTCAGCGACACGGTAAACCTGGCGCATATCAAACAAGGTTACTACGGTATTTTATGGCTGAATCCGACAGGTATCGTTCCGGCAGGTCCGCAGCTTGATCTGCGCCGCCCTCACGATCGTCAGCGTCTCATCGGGCGCGGCGTTATGCAGAGAACAGACTAA
- the yejM gene encoding LPS biosynthesis-modulating metalloenzyme YejM — translation MVTNRQRYREKVSQMISWGHWFALFNILLILGIGSRYLFVSDWPSSLQGRIYALVSWLGHFSFIGFSAYLLIIFPLTFVVMSQRLLRFLSAILATAGLTLLLVDTEVFTRFHLHINPVVWELVVNPVQGEMARDWQLMFIAVPVIFLLEMLFGTWAWQKLRSLNRRNFAKPIVVLFIASFFASHLMYIWADANFYRPITMQRANLPLSYPMTARKFLEKHGLLNAGEYQKRLIEQGNPEALAVEYPLNSLSFAKTGSKYNLLMVVLDGVHTTTLDKDMPALSDFAKHNIRFDQHFSSGNRNDTGQFGLFYGISPSYMQGILAARKPSALVTSLEQQGYEFGLFASDGFNSPLYRQALLTDFTLPPPVKQTDQQTVYQWQQWLNGLGNGPWFSYVNLNGISSALRQDGASVPTGNTFIRRYQNGALGVDDQIKAILQSLKDRGELEKTVVVITASHGIEFNENGTWGSGNSMNRRQLQVPLIIHWPGTPAQNIDKLTDHADVMTTLMQRLLHVTTAPADYSQGEDLFAAKRRHNWVTTSDDGTLVITTPDQTLELENNGDYRAFDINGKRIKDQKPELGLLLQVLTDEKRFLAN, via the coding sequence ATGGTGACAAATCGTCAGCGCTATCGCGAAAAAGTATCCCAGATGATCAGCTGGGGCCACTGGTTCGCCCTGTTTAATATCCTGCTCATTCTTGGGATCGGCAGCCGCTACCTGTTTGTTTCTGACTGGCCTTCTTCATTGCAGGGGCGTATTTACGCGCTGGTCAGCTGGCTTGGGCATTTCAGTTTTATCGGTTTCTCGGCATATTTACTGATCATCTTCCCGCTCACCTTCGTGGTGATGTCGCAACGCCTGCTGCGGTTCTTATCCGCTATTCTGGCTACCGCCGGGCTGACCCTGCTCCTGGTCGATACCGAAGTCTTTACCCGTTTCCACCTGCATATTAATCCGGTTGTGTGGGAACTGGTGGTCAATCCCGTTCAGGGCGAGATGGCACGCGACTGGCAGCTGATGTTTATTGCTGTGCCGGTGATATTCCTGCTCGAAATGCTGTTTGGTACCTGGGCGTGGCAAAAGCTGCGCAGCCTGAACCGCCGTAATTTCGCCAAGCCGATTGTCGTGCTGTTCATTGCCAGCTTCTTTGCTTCGCATCTGATGTATATCTGGGCGGATGCCAACTTCTATCGCCCGATCACCATGCAGCGCGCGAATCTTCCGCTGTCGTATCCGATGACGGCGCGCAAATTCCTTGAAAAACACGGCTTGCTGAATGCCGGTGAATACCAGAAACGGCTGATCGAACAAGGCAACCCTGAAGCGCTGGCCGTGGAATATCCGCTGAATAGCCTCAGCTTCGCGAAAACCGGGTCGAAGTATAATTTGCTGATGGTGGTACTCGACGGTGTCCATACCACCACGCTGGATAAAGACATGCCAGCACTGAGTGATTTTGCCAAACATAACATTCGTTTTGATCAGCATTTCAGTTCCGGAAACCGTAATGACACCGGGCAGTTCGGCCTGTTCTACGGGATTTCGCCAAGCTATATGCAGGGCATTCTGGCAGCGCGTAAACCTTCTGCGCTGGTGACATCGCTGGAGCAACAAGGTTACGAATTTGGTTTATTTGCCTCAGACGGTTTTAACAGCCCGCTGTACCGCCAGGCGTTACTGACCGATTTCACCTTGCCGCCGCCAGTCAAACAGACTGACCAGCAAACCGTTTATCAATGGCAACAATGGCTGAATGGCCTTGGCAACGGACCGTGGTTCTCCTACGTGAACCTGAACGGCATCAGCAGTGCATTGCGTCAGGACGGGGCCAGTGTGCCAACCGGTAACACCTTTATTCGTCGCTATCAGAACGGTGCACTGGGCGTGGATGATCAAATCAAGGCCATCCTGCAATCGTTAAAAGACCGCGGAGAGCTGGAGAAAACCGTGGTAGTCATTACCGCCTCACACGGTATTGAATTCAACGAGAATGGCACCTGGGGGTCAGGTAACTCGATGAACCGCCGCCAGTTGCAGGTTCCGCTGATCATTCACTGGCCGGGCACACCGGCGCAGAATATCGATAAGCTGACGGATCATGCCGATGTGATGACCACGCTGATGCAGCGCCTGTTGCACGTCACTACGGCCCCGGCGGATTACTCGCAGGGCGAAGATTTGTTCGCTGCGAAGCGTCGTCATAACTGGGTCACGACCAGCGACGACGGTACGCTGGTGATCACCACCCCGGACCAGACGCTGGAACTGGAAAATAACGGGGATTACCGCGCTTTTGACATTAACGGCAAGCGGATTAAAGATCAGAAACCCGAGCTTGGCTTGCTGCTTCAGGTGCTGACAGATGAAAAACGCTTCCTGGCAAACTGA
- a CDS encoding YejL family protein, which produces MAQSSRYSDEHVEQLLSELATVLEKHRAPTDLSLMVLGNMVTNLINTSVAPAQRKALSQSFAKALQASIREDKAH; this is translated from the coding sequence ATGGCACAATCATCCCGTTACAGTGACGAACACGTTGAACAGCTCCTTTCCGAGCTGGCGACAGTTCTGGAAAAACACCGCGCCCCGACAGACCTGTCTCTGATGGTTCTGGGCAATATGGTGACAAACCTTATTAATACCAGCGTCGCTCCTGCACAGCGCAAAGCCTTGTCGCAGTCCTTTGCGAAAGCGTTGCAAGCGTCGATAAGAGAAGATAAAGCCCATTAA
- the yejK gene encoding nucleoid-associated protein YejK, which translates to MSLDLEQIALHQLNKRDEQTLDVVLRDTLLTPNAAVDEMMAELHRVYSAKSKAYGLFNEDSELAVALRSCRKGDDDFLSFSRAATGRLRDELAKYPFAEGGVVLFCHYRFLAVEYLLVAVLNSRSSMRVNEQLDVSSIHYLDINHADIVARIDLTEWETNPESTRYLTFLKGRVGRKVSDFFMDFLGASEGLDTKAQNRGLLQAVDDFCTEAQLDKNERQNYRQQVYTYCNEQLQAGEEIALDDLSEELPPWNDKKFKEFTQEQGYQLEETFPADRSTLRQLTKFAGSGGGLSINFDAMLMGERIFWDPATDTLTIKGTPPNLRDQLQRKAGNK; encoded by the coding sequence ATGAGTCTGGATCTCGAGCAGATCGCTCTGCACCAGTTGAACAAACGTGATGAGCAAACGCTGGATGTTGTGCTGCGTGATACGCTTCTGACGCCCAATGCTGCCGTTGATGAAATGATGGCAGAACTGCACCGCGTCTACAGTGCAAAAAGCAAAGCGTACGGTCTGTTCAATGAAGACAGCGAGCTGGCAGTCGCATTACGCAGTTGCCGCAAAGGGGACGACGATTTCCTGTCATTCAGCCGCGCTGCCACTGGCCGTCTGCGTGACGAACTGGCGAAATACCCGTTTGCCGAAGGCGGCGTGGTGCTTTTCTGTCATTACCGCTTCCTGGCAGTCGAATATTTACTGGTTGCCGTGCTGAACAGCCGCAGCAGTATGCGCGTCAATGAACAGCTGGATGTCAGCAGCATTCATTATCTCGACATCAATCATGCGGATATTGTGGCGCGTATTGATCTGACGGAATGGGAAACCAATCCGGAATCGACCCGTTACCTCACCTTCCTGAAAGGCCGGGTAGGGCGCAAAGTCTCTGACTTCTTTATGGATTTCCTCGGCGCATCCGAAGGTCTGGATACCAAGGCGCAGAACCGTGGCCTGCTGCAGGCGGTTGATGATTTCTGTACCGAAGCGCAGCTCGATAAAAACGAGCGTCAGAATTACCGTCAGCAGGTTTATACCTACTGCAACGAGCAACTGCAGGCGGGCGAGGAGATCGCGCTGGATGATCTGTCCGAAGAACTGCCGCCGTGGAATGACAAGAAATTTAAAGAATTTACCCAGGAGCAGGGCTATCAGCTGGAAGAAACCTTCCCGGCCGACCGCAGCACCTTGCGTCAGCTGACCAAATTCGCCGGCAGCGGCGGCGGTCTGAGCATCAACTTCGATGCCATGCTGATGGGCGAACGCATTTTCTGGGATCCGGCCACGGATACCCTGACCATCAAAGGCACACCGCCGAATTTGCGGGATCAATTGCAGCGCAAAGCGGGCAATAAATAA
- the rplY gene encoding 50S ribosomal protein L25 has protein sequence MITINVEVRPQDEQGKGASRRLRTANKFPAIVYGGSAAPVSIKLDHDSVKNLEVKAEFYSEAITLVIDGKETKVKVQAVQRHPFKPKLAHIDFVRV, from the coding sequence ATGATCACTATCAATGTAGAAGTACGTCCACAGGACGAGCAGGGCAAAGGTGCGAGCCGCCGCCTGCGTACAGCAAACAAATTCCCAGCTATCGTTTACGGTGGCTCAGCTGCTCCGGTTTCTATCAAACTGGACCACGATTCTGTCAAGAATCTGGAAGTTAAAGCGGAGTTCTACTCTGAAGCAATTACTCTGGTTATCGACGGTAAAGAAACCAAAGTTAAAGTTCAGGCTGTACAGCGTCACCCGTTCAAGCCAAAACTGGCTCACATCGACTTCGTTCGCGTTTAA
- a CDS encoding DEAD/DEAH box helicase produces MTVFTLRPYQQDAVDATLRHFRQHDEPAVIVLPTGAGKSLVIAELARVARGRVLVLAHVKELVAQNHSKYLSYGLEADIFAAGLNLKQSSGKVVFGSVQSVAPNLAEFSGEFSLLIVDECHRISDDDNSQYQQIIGHLKAQNPRLRLLGLTATPYRLGKGWIYQYHHQGIVRGDANSLFRDCIYELPLRYMIKNGFLVPPERLDMPVVSYDFSRLQASSNGLFSEADLNDELRQQKRITPHIISQIIEFAQDRKGVMIFASTVEHAGEIFGLLPKGEAALISAQTHAVERDRLITAFKAQQLRYLVNVSVLTTGFDAPHVDLIAILRPTESVSLYQQIVGRGLRLAPGKTDCLILDYAGNPHDLFTPEVGSHKPAGDNKPVQVFCPACGFANIFWGKTTEDGTVIEHFGRRCQGVLEDDEGNREQCDFRFRFKSCPHCGAENDIAARRCHQCQEILVDPDDMLKAALRLKDALVLRCGGMNLQNGRDDKGEWLKITYYDEDGADVSERFRLTTPAQRMAFLHNFLRPHQRAPGVPLEWNTAADIVAQQILLRHPDFVVARMKGQFWQVREKMFDYEGRYRRANELRG; encoded by the coding sequence GTGACTGTTTTTACCCTCCGCCCTTACCAGCAAGATGCCGTGGATGCCACGCTGCGTCATTTTCGCCAGCACGACGAACCGGCTGTGATTGTGCTGCCGACCGGCGCGGGAAAAAGTCTGGTGATTGCCGAACTGGCGCGCGTTGCCCGCGGGCGTGTGCTGGTGCTCGCCCACGTCAAAGAACTGGTGGCGCAAAACCACAGCAAATACCTTTCTTACGGGCTGGAAGCCGATATCTTCGCAGCCGGTCTGAATCTCAAGCAAAGCAGCGGCAAAGTGGTATTTGGCAGCGTGCAGTCCGTCGCGCCTAACCTGGCGGAGTTCAGCGGTGAGTTTTCCCTGCTGATTGTCGATGAATGCCACCGTATCTCCGACGATGACAACAGTCAGTATCAGCAAATCATCGGCCACCTCAAAGCACAAAACCCGCGCCTGCGGCTGCTCGGCCTGACCGCCACGCCCTACCGTTTGGGCAAGGGCTGGATTTATCAGTATCACCATCAGGGCATTGTACGCGGCGATGCCAACAGCCTGTTCCGCGACTGCATCTATGAACTGCCATTGCGTTACATGATTAAAAACGGCTTTCTGGTACCGCCGGAACGGCTCGATATGCCGGTAGTCAGTTACGATTTCAGCCGCCTGCAGGCCAGCAGTAATGGTCTGTTCAGTGAAGCCGATCTGAATGACGAATTGCGCCAGCAAAAGCGCATCACGCCGCACATCATCAGCCAGATTATTGAGTTCGCACAGGACCGCAAAGGGGTGATGATTTTTGCCTCGACGGTGGAACATGCCGGTGAAATTTTCGGTCTGCTGCCGAAAGGCGAAGCGGCGCTGATCAGCGCACAAACACACGCGGTGGAACGGGACAGGCTGATTACCGCGTTTAAAGCGCAGCAGTTACGCTATCTGGTGAATGTATCGGTGCTGACTACCGGCTTTGACGCACCGCATGTGGATCTTATCGCCATCCTGCGCCCGACCGAATCCGTCAGTCTGTATCAGCAAATTGTCGGACGCGGGCTGCGGCTCGCACCGGGCAAAACGGATTGCCTGATCCTCGATTACGCCGGAAACCCGCATGACCTGTTTACGCCGGAAGTCGGCAGCCATAAACCGGCGGGCGATAACAAACCGGTGCAGGTGTTCTGCCCGGCCTGCGGTTTCGCCAATATTTTCTGGGGAAAAACCACCGAAGACGGCACAGTCATCGAGCATTTTGGCCGCCGTTGTCAGGGCGTGCTGGAAGATGATGAAGGCAATCGCGAGCAATGTGATTTCCGCTTTCGCTTTAAAAGCTGTCCGCACTGTGGCGCCGAGAACGATATCGCCGCACGGCGTTGTCATCAGTGTCAGGAAATTCTGGTCGATCCCGATGATATGCTGAAAGCCGCGCTGCGCCTGAAAGATGCACTGGTGCTGCGCTGTGGTGGTATGAATCTGCAAAACGGGCGCGACGACAAAGGCGAATGGCTGAAGATTACTTATTACGATGAAGACGGTGCTGACGTTTCCGAGCGCTTTCGCCTGACGACGCCTGCCCAGCGCATGGCGTTTCTGCATAACTTCCTGCGTCCGCACCAGCGCGCGCCGGGCGTACCGCTGGAATGGAATACCGCCGCGGATATCGTCGCGCAGCAGATTTTATTGCGTCATCCGGATTTTGTGGTGGCGCGCATGAAAGGCCAGTTCTGGCAGGTGCGGGAAAAAATGTTTGATTATGAAGGCCGCTACCGGCGCGCTAACGAACTGCGCGGGTAA
- the rsuA gene encoding 16S rRNA pseudouridine(516) synthase RsuA yields the protein MRLDKFLSQQLGVSRALVLRELRNKRVTVDGEIVKTGSMKISPEQRVEFDGNVLDQITGPRYFMLNKPQGYVCSTDDPDHPTVLYFLEEPVAYKLHAAGRLDIDTTGLVLMTDDGQWSHRITSPRHHCEKTYLVTLEHPLADDTAAQFEAGVQLHNEDSLTKPAQLEKIEDCLVRLTLSEGRYHQVKRMFAAVGNRVVALHRERIGEIVMDEDLEPGQYRPLTEQEVASVGVPSR from the coding sequence ATGCGTCTGGACAAGTTTCTCTCTCAGCAATTAGGCGTAAGCCGCGCGCTGGTTTTGCGCGAACTGCGTAACAAACGTGTCACCGTAGACGGTGAAATCGTCAAAACCGGCTCAATGAAAATCAGCCCTGAACAACGCGTCGAGTTTGATGGCAATGTGCTGGATCAAATTACCGGTCCGCGTTATTTCATGCTCAACAAACCGCAGGGATACGTGTGTTCTACCGATGATCCGGATCACCCGACCGTGCTGTATTTCCTCGAAGAACCCGTTGCCTACAAACTGCATGCCGCGGGGCGTCTGGATATCGACACCACCGGTCTGGTGCTGATGACCGACGACGGTCAGTGGTCACACCGCATCACCTCGCCGCGTCATCACTGCGAAAAAACCTATCTGGTGACGCTCGAACATCCGCTGGCTGACGACACCGCTGCGCAGTTTGAGGCCGGTGTGCAGTTGCATAACGAAGATTCCCTGACCAAACCGGCACAGCTCGAAAAAATCGAAGACTGTCTGGTGCGTCTCACCCTCAGCGAAGGCCGTTACCATCAGGTAAAACGCATGTTTGCCGCCGTCGGTAACCGTGTGGTTGCGTTGCACCGTGAACGTATCGGCGAGATTGTGATGGATGAAGATTTAGAACCGGGTCAGTACCGTCCGTTAACTGAGCAGGAAGTGGCCAGCGTTGGCGTTCCTTCGCGATAG